The Blastococcus sp. HT6-4 genome window below encodes:
- a CDS encoding recombinase family protein, protein MDMQMATETVAGVEAGATAAERSAPKPVPGYTEELIFDEASGEVRTIYRRPGRCRQGKTWANFTEYAGVTVCEGTKPIYLYLRLSKYHRDGSDAIDRQRVDLTRRLGAEGCWTIVGEYVDNDSASPYAARDRKGYTRLKADVAAGRVRALAFWKLDRLDRTADQNIAFVGECIAKGVDLRSHQDSTEELNAARGVGKAMRAIKAVFGEMEADTMSDRQLGSKSHLAENGFYHGGQRPFGWMPGPRVELADGRRGRPLVPHPLEFPAVVDAVRLAAFEGKSTADIAEHWRDRYGIVGNDGEPMYQGTVHRTLTSPRLLGYRMRSVPEVNRGDLMQWVVRHEQDVVGMCRCALCTDDPTKPRVAVGEVFHKVGDPLVAMRPACDLATFLALQAALKARDSVGVRRTKAKYGSKVRPLSGLLYCGHCDHKMTAQPRKLAGGRAGVRFRCKTRQNRGKSVCPGMTLGGEGAELWVEEFVLTYLDDDKLAEARRLVDEETTRRTGVSSVQTRLAEARREKDGIRAMKESGFSYKGTEGVKDYRVDMDAVNERIEALTAELAASTGTAGPVVEAGSNEELRRLWAGFDDARRRAVYDQVIDKIVVLPAKPGVNAFDSGRLQAQLRF, encoded by the coding sequence ATGGACATGCAGATGGCGACTGAGACGGTTGCGGGGGTCGAGGCCGGCGCGACGGCGGCCGAACGTTCTGCACCGAAGCCGGTGCCGGGCTACACCGAGGAGCTGATCTTCGACGAGGCGTCGGGGGAGGTGAGGACGATCTACAGGCGGCCGGGCCGCTGCCGGCAGGGCAAGACCTGGGCGAACTTCACCGAGTACGCCGGGGTGACGGTGTGCGAGGGCACGAAGCCGATCTACCTGTACCTGCGGCTGAGCAAGTACCACAGGGACGGGTCGGACGCGATCGACCGCCAGCGGGTCGACCTCACCCGGCGGCTGGGGGCTGAGGGCTGCTGGACGATCGTGGGGGAGTACGTGGACAACGACTCGGCGTCGCCGTACGCCGCCCGGGATCGGAAGGGCTATACCCGGCTGAAGGCCGACGTGGCGGCGGGCCGTGTGCGGGCCCTGGCCTTCTGGAAGCTCGATCGGCTGGATCGGACCGCGGACCAGAACATCGCGTTCGTGGGTGAGTGCATCGCCAAGGGGGTCGATCTGCGCAGCCACCAGGATTCCACTGAGGAGCTGAACGCAGCCCGCGGTGTGGGCAAGGCGATGCGCGCGATCAAGGCGGTGTTCGGCGAGATGGAGGCTGACACCATGTCCGATCGGCAGCTCGGGTCGAAATCGCACCTGGCCGAGAACGGCTTCTACCACGGTGGGCAGCGGCCGTTCGGGTGGATGCCGGGGCCGCGGGTGGAGCTGGCCGACGGCCGGCGGGGGCGGCCACTGGTTCCGCACCCGCTGGAGTTTCCCGCGGTGGTGGACGCGGTGCGGCTGGCGGCGTTCGAGGGGAAGTCGACGGCCGACATCGCCGAGCACTGGCGGGACCGCTACGGCATCGTCGGCAACGACGGCGAGCCCATGTACCAGGGGACGGTGCACCGGACGCTGACCTCGCCGAGGCTGCTCGGCTATCGCATGAGGAGCGTGCCGGAGGTCAACCGCGGGGACCTGATGCAGTGGGTGGTGCGCCACGAGCAGGACGTGGTCGGTATGTGCCGCTGCGCGCTCTGCACGGATGACCCGACGAAGCCCAGGGTGGCAGTGGGGGAGGTGTTCCACAAGGTCGGCGATCCCCTGGTGGCGATGAGGCCAGCGTGTGACCTGGCGACTTTCCTGGCGCTGCAGGCGGCGCTGAAGGCCCGCGATTCGGTGGGCGTGCGCCGGACGAAGGCCAAGTACGGCAGCAAGGTCCGTCCGCTGTCCGGGCTGCTGTACTGCGGTCACTGCGACCACAAGATGACCGCACAGCCCCGCAAGCTGGCCGGTGGCCGGGCGGGGGTCCGCTTCCGGTGCAAGACGCGGCAGAACCGGGGCAAGAGCGTCTGTCCGGGCATGACGCTGGGCGGGGAGGGCGCGGAGCTGTGGGTGGAGGAGTTCGTGCTCACTTACCTCGACGATGACAAGCTCGCCGAGGCCAGGCGGCTGGTCGATGAGGAGACGACCCGGCGGACCGGCGTCTCGTCGGTGCAGACGCGTCTGGCCGAGGCCCGCCGGGAGAAGGACGGTATCCGGGCGATGAAGGAGTCCGGGTTCAGCTACAAGGGGACCGAGGGCGTGAAGGACTACCGGGTGGACATGGATGCGGTCAACGAGCGCATCGAGGCGCTGACGGCCGAGCTGGCGGCGAGCACCGGAACAGCAGGCCCGGTGGTGGAGGCGGGGTCGAACGAGGAGCTGCGGCGGCTGTGGGCCGGTTTCGACGACGCGCGACGGCGGGCGGTGTACGACCAGGTGATCGACAAGATCGTGGTGCTGCCGGCGAAGCCGGGCGTGAACGCCTTCGACAGTGGACGGCTGCAGGCTCAGCTGCGCTTCTGA
- a CDS encoding helix-turn-helix domain-containing protein: protein MEEYIVAQYRLGRSLRELAELTDRSFSSVRNILDRHGVQRRAAGAVVLREPGA, encoded by the coding sequence GTGGAGGAGTACATCGTCGCGCAGTACCGGTTGGGCCGGTCGCTGCGTGAGCTGGCTGAGTTGACCGATCGGTCGTTCAGCTCAGTCCGCAACATTCTCGATCGGCACGGTGTGCAGCGCCGGGCTGCCGGGGCTGTGGTGCTCAGGGAGCCGGGCGCCTGA
- a CDS encoding DUF1524 domain-containing protein, giving the protein MARGRTRQALQIVAVAAAGVGLLLVVAGFAVGVSAGLAMLGLVGLVVAVVAAIRGRLPGIRSRKVAGGVAVLAVVTIMAGVATAPPTATDTDTTSAASEAAREAATAAQTAREAEAQAAADAEAAAAVEAEAAEAEEAAITAAEEALAAADEQPASGQSAISGGLTDAATDEAVTAAAPTSALAALAVIEVKGRAPRTGYDRDLFGSGWIDVDRNGCDTRNDILERDLTGETFKPGTRNCVVLTGTLADPYSGTTILFQRGQETSDDVHIDHVVALSDAWQKGAQQMSEAQRRQFANDPLNLLAVDGPLNMQKGDGDAASWLPPNKSYRCPYVARQVAVKATYGLWMTQAEKNAIATLLNACPDEPLPSGMTVQLPQRTMAPPPPPPAPAPAAEERAPAPVPVPVPVPAPAPSAPPPPPPPPPPPPPPPPPPPPPPPPPPPPPPPPPPAPAPAPAPGVYYQNCDAVRAAGAAPIFPGDAGWQDKFDRDKDGMGCDP; this is encoded by the coding sequence ATGGCGCGCGGCAGGACAAGACAGGCGTTGCAGATCGTCGCGGTCGCCGCCGCCGGCGTAGGGCTGTTGCTCGTGGTCGCGGGGTTCGCAGTCGGGGTCTCTGCCGGGCTGGCCATGCTTGGCCTCGTCGGGCTCGTCGTCGCAGTGGTCGCCGCGATCCGCGGCAGGCTGCCCGGCATCCGTAGCCGGAAGGTCGCCGGCGGGGTCGCCGTCCTCGCGGTCGTGACGATCATGGCCGGGGTGGCGACCGCGCCGCCCACTGCCACGGACACCGACACGACCAGCGCGGCATCCGAGGCCGCCCGCGAGGCTGCCACCGCGGCGCAGACCGCGAGGGAAGCCGAGGCCCAGGCTGCCGCGGACGCTGAGGCGGCGGCCGCCGTAGAGGCAGAGGCGGCGGAGGCGGAAGAAGCCGCAATCACGGCAGCCGAGGAGGCCCTCGCCGCGGCCGACGAGCAGCCCGCCAGCGGCCAGAGCGCGATCTCCGGCGGGCTGACGGACGCCGCCACGGACGAGGCCGTCACCGCCGCAGCGCCGACCTCGGCGCTGGCGGCGCTGGCCGTGATTGAGGTGAAGGGCCGGGCGCCGCGCACCGGCTACGACCGGGACCTGTTCGGCTCCGGCTGGATCGACGTCGACCGCAACGGCTGCGACACCCGCAACGACATCCTCGAACGCGACCTGACCGGGGAGACGTTCAAGCCCGGCACCCGCAACTGCGTGGTGCTCACCGGCACCCTCGCCGACCCCTACTCGGGGACCACGATCCTGTTCCAGCGCGGACAGGAGACGAGCGACGACGTGCACATCGACCACGTCGTCGCGCTGTCGGACGCCTGGCAGAAGGGCGCCCAGCAGATGAGCGAGGCGCAGCGGCGGCAGTTCGCCAATGACCCGCTGAACCTGCTTGCGGTCGACGGGCCGCTGAACATGCAGAAGGGTGACGGGGATGCCGCCTCCTGGCTGCCACCGAACAAGAGCTACCGCTGCCCGTACGTGGCGCGGCAGGTGGCGGTCAAGGCGACCTACGGCCTGTGGATGACGCAGGCGGAGAAGAACGCGATCGCCACGCTGCTGAACGCCTGCCCGGACGAGCCCCTGCCGAGCGGGATGACCGTGCAGTTGCCGCAGCGGACGATGGCCCCACCGCCGCCGCCACCCGCGCCCGCGCCGGCCGCGGAAGAGCGCGCCCCGGCGCCCGTGCCGGTCCCCGTTCCGGTGCCCGCGCCCGCTCCGTCCGCTCCGCCCCCTCCACCGCCGCCGCCGCCCCCTCCACCGCCGCCACCGCCGCCGCCTCCGCCGCCGCCACCTCCGCCGCCGCCGCCGCCTCCGCCGCCGCCACCGGCACCGGCACCGGCACCGGCACCGGGGGTCTACTACCAGAACTGCGACGCCGTCCGGGCGGCTGGAGCCGCGCCGATCTTCCCGGGGGATGCGGGCTGGCAGGACAAGTTCGACCGGGACAAGGACGGGATGGGCTGCGATCCCTGA